In the Nicotiana tabacum cultivar K326 chromosome 16, ASM71507v2, whole genome shotgun sequence genome, one interval contains:
- the LOC107793266 gene encoding sugar transport protein 12-like encodes MAGGNFISAAGGGGDNPDEYPGKLTVYVAMTCIMAAMGGLIFGYDIGISGGVTSMDPFLKRFFMSVYQKEALNTSTNQYCKFDSQLLTLFTSSLYVAALFASIVASHVSKKRGRKVTMALGGLFFLIGAILNAAAIHISMLILGRILLGIGVGFANQSVPIYLSEVAPYKYRGTFNVLFQMAITIGILIANLVNFGTSKISGGWGWRVSLGGAAVPALVILVSSMFLSDSPSSLIDRGKKEEAEQLLKKIRGVDNVNAEFNDLVMASEASKKVERPWNNLLFVRKYRPQLVLSLLIPSLQQLTGINVVMFYAPVLFQTLGFKSNASLMSAAITGGVNVGATFISVFCTDKFGRRILFFWGGIFMCIFQTAVAALIGAKFGTTGNATDLPLWFAALVVVCICVFVANFAYSWGPLGWLVPSEISPLEVRSAAQCVTVSMNMFFTFGVAQIFLKMLCGMKFGLFIFFAAFVLIMTVFVYLYVPETKNIPIEEMSQVWREHWYWKKFVADDDAEPKPLGNGFKPAKEIV; translated from the coding sequence ATGGCTGGTGGAAACTTTATAAGTGCCGCCGGCGGTGGCGGAGACAATCCAGATGAGTACCCAGGGAAGCTAACAGTGTACGTAGCCATGACTTGTATCATGGCAGCCATGGGAGGCTTGATCTTTGGCTACGACATTGGAATTTCAGGTGGAGTTACTTCCATGGATCCTTTTCTCAAACGCTTCTTCATGTCTGTTTACCAAAAAGAGGCTTTGAACACCTCGACCAACCAGTACTGTAAGTTCGACAGCCAGTTGTTGACCCTTTTCACGTCTTCTCTTTACGTGGCTGCCCTGTTTGCGTCCATTGTTGCTTCTCATGTTAGTAAAAAACGTGGCAGAAAGGTTACTATGGCCCTTGGAGGTCTCTTTTTCTTGATAGGCGCCATCCTCAACGCTGCTGCTATCCATATTAGCATGCTCATCTTAGGTCGTATTCTTTTGGGGATTGGTGTCGGATTTGCTAATCAATCTGTCCCTATTTATTTGTCAGAAGTTGCTCCCTACAAATACAGAGGGACTTTCAACGTGTTATTCCAAATGGCCATCACCATTGGGATTCTGATAGCGAATTTGGTCAACTTTGGAACTAGCAAAATCTCTGGCGGTTGGGGTTGGAGGGTTAGCTTAGGAGGTGCAGCCGTGCCAGCACTAGTCATCCTGGTTTCCTCGATGTTTCTCTCTGATAGTCCGAGTTCGTTGATAGACAGAGGAAAGAAAGAGGAGGCAGAACAATTGTTGAAAAAGATCAGAGGAGTTGATAACGTAAATGCTGAATTTAATGACCTTGTTATGGCGAGTGAAGCATCCAAGAAAGTAGAAAGGCCATGGAATAATCTTTTATTCGTCCGAAAGTATAGACCGCAGTTGGTTTTGTCACTTCTGATTCCATCGTTACAGCAGCTTACGGGAATTAACGTGGTCATGTTCTATGCTCCAGTACTTTTCCAAACATTAGGATTTAAGAGTAACGCTTCGCTTATGTCAGCTGCTATCACTGGCGGTGTCAACGTGGGTGCAACTTTTATTTCAGTATTTTGTACGGATAAGTTTGGGAGGAGAATACTCTTCTTCTGGGGTGGCATCTTCATGTGTATATTCCAAACAGCAGTGGCAGCTCTTATTGGGGCAAAATTCGGAACAACAGGGAATGCAACAGATTTGCCACTTTGGTTTGCAGCTTTAGTGGTTGTCTGCATCTGTGTATTCGTGGCTAACTTTGCGTATTCATGGGGTCCTTTAGGATGGTTGGTTCCGAGTGAGATTTCTCCATTGGAAGTTCGATCTGCAGCACAATGTGTTACGGTCTCCATGAACATGTTTTTCACATTCGGAGTAGCACAAATATTCTTGAAGATGCTATGTGGGATGAAGTTTGGTCTATTTATCTTCTTTGCGGCGTTTGTGTTAATAATGACTGTGTTTGTCTACTTGTACGTGCCGGAAACAAAGAATATACCAATTGAAGAGATGTCTCAAGTTTGGAGAGAGCATTGGTACTGGAAGAAGTTCGTGGCCGATGATGATGCAGAACCAAAGCCGCTAGGGAATGGCTTTAAGCCTGCAAAGGAGATAGTCTAA